Proteins from a genomic interval of Physeter macrocephalus isolate SW-GA chromosome 21, ASM283717v5, whole genome shotgun sequence:
- the GPRASP2 gene encoding G-protein coupled receptor-associated sorting protein 2 translates to MTGAEIEPGVQAKPEKKPGEEVGGGAERENEVPMVVRPKVRTQATPGARPKTESKAMAGARPKTESKAMAGARPKTESQAMAGARPKAESQTMAGARPKTESQAMAGARPKTEARAVGGARPKTEAKAIPGARPKDEAQAWAQTEFGAEAMSQAEGVSQTNAVTWPLVNTESGSAAKPMALSVDRELVSVDTETFPGSQVQTGIQPWFGSGEETNMGSWCYPRSRAREEASNESGFWSADETSTMSSFWAGEEASIRSWPREEANTRSRHRAKHQPNPRSRPRSKQEPYIDSWSGSEEESGNPFCLWAGENTNNLFRPRVRDEANMRSKLRTKREDFFESESEDEYYKESWFLPGEEANSRFRPRDNEESNTVLKPRAQKDVNNSDRVKQEPRFEEEVIIGSWFWAEKEVSVEAGASAICESEPGAEEGAIGGSLFWAKEKSSLGAVAREETRPESEEEAIFGSWFWDRDEACFDLNPHPVYKASPRFRDTAEEEVNVSSRPQTWEEVTVEFKPSPCHGIGFPSPSPFRIPEEAASVYSEMFEGKPKNVEVIPEGEEQESLLQPDQPDPEFPFQYDPSYRSVREIREHLRTRESAEPESWSCSCIQCELKIGPEEFEELLLLMDKIRDPFIHEISKIAMGMRTASQFTRDFIRDSGVVSLIETLLNYPSSRVRTSFLENMIHMAPPYPNLNMIETFICQVCEETLAHSVGSPEQLLGLRMLRHLTTTTDYHTLVANYMSGFLSLLTTGNARTKFHVLKMLLNLSENPVVAKKLFSAKALSIFVGLFNIEETNDNIQIVIKMFQNISSIIKNGTMSLIDDDFSLEPLISAFHEFEKLAEELQVQIDNQNDPEVGQQS, encoded by the coding sequence ATGACTGGGGCTGAGATTGAGCCTGGTGTCCAGGCAAAGCCTGAAAAGAAGCCTGGAGAAgaagttgggggtggggctgagagagagaatgaagtcCCAATGGTGGTCAGACCCAAGGTTAGGACCCAGGCCACACCTGGGGCAAGGCCCAAAACTGAGTCCAAGGCTATGGCTGGGGCAAGGCCCAAAACCGAGTCCAAGGCAATGGCTGGGGCAAGGCCTAAAACTGAGTCTCAGGCAATGGCTGGGGCAAGACCCAAAGCTGAGTCCCAGACAATGGCTGGGGCAAGGCCCAAAACTGAATCCCAGGCAATGGCAGGGGCAAGACCCAAAACTGAAGCCAGGGCAGTAGGTGGGGCACGTCCTAAGACTGAAGCCAAGGCAATCCCTGGGGCAAGGCCCAAGGATGAAGCCCAGGCTTGGGCCCAGACTGAGTTTGGGGCTGAGGCAATGTCGCAAGCAGAGGGAGTGTCTCAGACCAATGCAGTAACCTGGCCACTGGTCAATACTGAGTCTGGGTCAGCTGCTAAACCTATGGCCCTATCTGTGGATAGGGAACTGGTCAGTGTAGATACTGAGACCTTTCCTGGCTCCCAGGTTCAGACAGGAATCCAACCCTGGTTTGGATCAGGGGAGGAAACTAATATGGGGTCTTGGTGCTATCCCAGGTCCAGGGCCAGAGAGGAGGCCTCTAATGAGTCTGGATTCTGGTCAGCAGATGAAACCTCTACAATGTCCTCTTTCTGGGCTGGAGAAGAGGCCAGTATCAGATCATGGCCTAGGGAAGAGGCCAATACCAGGTCCAGGCACAGGGCCAAACATCAGCCTAATCCTAGATCCAGGCCCAGATCCAAGCAAGAACCCTATATTGATTCCTGGTCTGGGTCTGAGGAAGAGTCTGGCAACCCATTCTGCTTGTGGGCTGGAGAAAATACCAATAATTTGTTCAGGCCCAGAGTCAGGGATGAGGCAAATATGAGGTCCAAGCTGAGGACAAAGAGAGAGGACTTTTTTGAATCTGAGTCTGAAGACGAGTACTATAAAGAGTCTTGGTTTTTGCCTGGAGAAGAGGCCAATAGTAGATTCAGGCCCAGAGACAATGAAGAGTCTAATACTGTCTTGAAGCCCAGGGCCCagaaagatgttaataacagtGACAGGGTCAAACAAGAGCCCAGGTTTGAGGAGGAAGTCATTATTGGGTCCTGGTTCTGGGCAGAGAAAGAGGTCAGTGTGGAGGCTGGGGCTTCAGCCATTTGTGAATCTgagccaggggctgaggagggggccATTGGTGGATCCTTGTTCTGGGCGAAGGAAAAGTCCAGTTTGGGTGCTGTGGCCAGAGAAGAGACCAGGCCAGAGTCTGAAGAAGAGGCCATATTTGGGTCCTGGTTCTGGGACAGGGATGAGGCCTGCTTTGACTTAAATCCCCATCCTGTGTACAAGGCTAGCCCCAGGTTCAGAGATACAGCTGAGGAGGAAGTTAATGTATCATCCAGGCCCCAAACCTGGGAAGAGGTCACTGTTGAATTCAAACCTAGTCCTTGTCATGGGATTGGCTTCCCATCCCCAAGCCCCTTTAGAATTCCTGAAGAAGCAGCATCTGTATACTCTGAAATGTTTGAGGGAAAGCCCAAGAATGTGGAAGTTATCCCAGAAGGGGAAGAGCAGGAATCTTTGCTTCAGCCTGATCAGCCTGACCCTGAGTTCCCATTTCAATATGATCCGTCCTACCGGTCAGTCAGGGAAATTCGAGAGCATCTTAGAACCAGGGAGAGTGCAGAGCCAGAGAGTTGGTCCTGCAGCTGTATACAATGTGAGCTTAAAATTGGTCCTGAAGAGTTTGAAGAACTCCTTCTATTAATGGACAAAATTCGAGATCCTTTCATTCATGAAATATCTAAGATTGCAATGGGTATGAGGACTGCTTCTCAGTTTACCCGTGATTTCATTCGCGATTCAGGAGTTGTCTCACTTATTGAAACTTTGCTCAATTATCCTTCCTCCCGAGTTAGGACAAGTTTTTTGGAAAATATGATTCATATGGCTCCACCTTACCCAAATCTAAACATGATTGAGACATTCATATGTCAAGTGTGTGAGGAAACCCTTGCTCATAGCGTGGGTTCCCCTGAGCAGCTGCTTGGATTAAGGATGCTTAGACACCTCACTACAACTACAGACTATCACACACTGGTTGCCAATTATATGTCTGGGTTTCTCTCCTTATTAACCACAGGCAATGCAAGAACAAAGTTTCACGTTCTGAAAATGTTATTGAATTTGTCTGAAAATCCTGTGGTGGCAAAAAAACTATTCAGTGCCAAGGCTCTATCGATATTTGTGGGTCTCTTTAACATAGAGGAGACAAATGATAACATTcaaattgttattaaaatgtttcagaatATCAGTAGTATTATAAAAAATGGAACAATGTCCTTAATTGATGATGATTTCAGTCTTGAGCCGCTTATTTCTGCATTCCATGAATTTGAGAAGTTAGCTGAGGAACTGCAAGTCCAAATAGACAATCAGAATGATCCTGAGGTGGGACAGCAAAGCTAA